One Prunus dulcis chromosome 8, ALMONDv2, whole genome shotgun sequence DNA window includes the following coding sequences:
- the LOC117636587 gene encoding chloride channel protein CLC-e isoform X1 produces MGGLDCIWRFPNTQFHCHLCPLASPPPSSPSLRKTFLLFSPSSNTKISSNSRNAGTVAYTANTRTRRRSKNGRALTLRPPLSLPQNQQSQQQQQQQDDDDEEEDEDEEEKIAQGRGRGNWTIVLSSSLVGLLTGIGVVLFNYAVHEIRDVFWDGIPQRGASWLREEPMGDMWKRVILVPASGGLIVAMLNVLRGALDDGSEDNNNGNEQEEEEKESLLVKMGMPISVFHSLKAASRPFLKAVAAGVTLGTGNSLGPEGPSVEIGTSIAKGVGAVFGKSSQRSLSLVAAGSAAGIASGFNAAVSGCFFAVESVLWPSPSDSSSISLTNTTSMVILSAVIASVVTEVGLGSEPAFKVPYYDFRSPTELPLYLLLGVLCGLVSLTLSKCTSYMLVFVDNLHKTIGVPRFLFPILGGLAVGLIALAYPEILYWGFENVDILLESRPLVKGLSADLLLQLVVVKIGATSLCRASGLVGGYYAPSLFIGAATGMAYGKLISSAVDQSNPILHLSILEVASPQAYGLVGMAATLSGVCQVPLTSVLLLFELTQDYRIVLPLLGAVGLSSWITSGQTRRKKDSWKSKKLNQGKTSSFQQPEVPSPSASGLSSSNAFTERTSNASDLCEIESSLCIDDSNIDTEKLEKRIFVSEAMRTRYVTVLKDTLLTEAVTLMLAEKQPCAMIVDNDHILIGLLTLKDIQEYSNKYAQSRRQRPKELIVSEMCSSDGEVCQVPWTATPSMNLLSAQNIMNRYGMNQIPVVTEHVQDHRGHLVGLLDRECISLTCRALATRESLGW; encoded by the exons ATGGGAGGTTTGGACTGTATATGGCGTTTCCCCAACACCCAGTTTCATTGCCATTTGTGTCCCCTGGCCTCCCCTCCTCCATCTTCACCATCGCTGAGAAAAACCTTCCTTCTATTCTCTCCTTCATCAAACACCAAAATCAGCAGCAACAGCAGAAATGCTGGAACTGTTGCCTACACAGCAAACACTAGAACCAGAAGGCGTAGCAAAAATGGCAGAGCTCTCACTCTCAGAcctcctctctccctccctcaaAATCAACAATcccaacaacagcaacaacaacaagacGATGatgacgaagaagaagatgaagatgaagaagaaaagatagCCCAAGGCCGCGGCCGTGGGAACTGGACAATAGTGTTGTCGTCGAGCTTAGTGGGTCTGCTCACTGGAATTGGTGTCGTGCTCTTCAATTACGCT GTTCATGAGATACGTGATGTGTTCTGGGATGGGATACCACAACGAGGAGCGTCGTGGCTCAGAGAGGAGCCAATGGGAGATATGTGGAAGCGAGTGATTCTGGTTCCAGCTTCTGGGGGTTTGATCGTTGCCATGTTAAATGTGCTTCGAGGTGCTCTGGATGATGGTTCAGAAGATAATAACAATGGCAATGagcaagaagaggaagaaaaagaaagtttgttGGTGAAAATGGGAATGCCCATTTCGGTTTTTCATAGTCTCAAGGCTGCATCGCGTCCATTTCTCAAGGCAGTTGCTGCTGGTGTCACACTGGGGACTGGGAATTCATTAGGTCCTGAAGGTCCTAGTGTTGAGATTGGAACTTCTATAGCAAAGGGTGTTGGTGCTGTATTTGGTAAAAGTTCACAAAGAAGCCTCTCTCTTGTGGCCGCTGGATCAGCTGCTGGAATTGCTTCTG GGTTTAATGCTGCTGTTTCTGGTTGTTTCTTTGCCGTTGAGTCAGTCCTTTGGCCATCACCATCAGATTCCTCATCTATTTCACTAACAAATACCACTTCTATGGTCATACTTAGTGCTGTGATAGCTTCTGTAGTTACAGAAGTTGGTCTTGGCTCTGAGCCAGCCTTTAAGGTCCCATACTATGACTTCCGCTCACCTACTG AGCTTCCGCTATATCTCTTGCTGGGTGTCCTATGCGGCTTGGTTTCGCTAACCTTATCAAAGTGCACATCGTACATGTTGGTATTTGTTGACAATCTTCACAAGACTATTGGCGTACCAAGATTTTTGTTCCCTATACTGGGTGGCTTAGCAGTCGGGCTTATAGCATTGGCATATCCTGAAATTCTTTACTGGGGTTTTGAGAATGTTGACATTTTGCTGGAATCTCGACCACTTGTGAAAGGCCTCTCAGCTGATCTATTGCTTCAGCTGGTAGTGGTCAAGATAGGTGCAACCTCTTTGTGCCGGGCGTCTGGATTAGTGGGTGGCTACTATGCTCCATCACTTTTTATTGGTGCAGCAACAGGAATGGCATATGGGAAACTCATCAGTTCTGCAGTTGATCAGTCCAATCCTATACTTCATCTCTCCATACTGGAAGTAGCATCACCGCAAGCATATGGCCTG GTTGGAATGGCTGCTACTCTTTCAGGAGTCTGTCAGGTACCCCTTACGTCAGTTCTGCTGCTTTTCGAATTGACACAAGATTATCGAATTGTTCTTCCGCTACTTGGAGCTGTGGGATTATCTTCATGGATCACATCTGGACAGacaaggagaaaaaaagataGCTGGAAGAGTAAGAAACTCAATCAGGGAAAAACTAGTAGCTTTCAACAACCTGAAGTACCTTCCCCTAGTGCAAGTGGGCTATCTTCTAGTAATGCTTTCACTGAAAGGACGTCTAACGCGAGTGACCTTTGTGAAATTGAAAGTTCACTCTGTATAGATGATTCTAATATTGACACTGAAAAGTTGGAAAAGAGAATATTCGTTTCTGAAGCCATGAGGACGAGATATGTGACTGTTTTAAAGGACACTTTGCTTACAGAAGCAGTGACTCTCATGCTTGCAGAGAAGCAGCCCTGTGCTATGATTGTTGATAATGATCATATTCTAATTGGTTTACTGACACTTAAAGACATTCAAGAGTACAGCAATAAATATGCACAATCAAGAAGACAGAGACCCAAG GAGCTTATAGTATCTGAAATGTGTTCTTCAGATGGGGAAGTATGCCAAGTACCATGGACTGCTACACCCAGTATGAATCTACTTTCAGCTCAGAATATTATGAATAGGTATGGAATGAATCAAATTCCAGTTGTTACAGAGCATGTTCAAGATCACAGAGGGCACCTAGTTGGCCTTTTAGACAGAGAATGCATCAGTCTCACTTGCAG AGCTCTAGCAACCAGAGAATCCCTTGGCTGGTAG
- the LOC117636587 gene encoding chloride channel protein CLC-e isoform X2 yields the protein MGGLDCIWRFPNTQFHCHLCPLASPPPSSPSLRKTFLLFSPSSNTKISSNSRNAGTVAYTANTRTRRRSKNGRALTLRPPLSLPQNQQSQQQQQQQDDDDEEEDEDEEEKIAQGRGRGNWTIVLSSSLVGLLTGIGVVLFNYAVHEIRDVFWDGIPQRGASWLREEPMGDMWKRVILVPASGGLIVAMLNVLRGALDDGSEDNNNGNEQEEEEKESLLVKMGMPISVFHSLKAASRPFLKAVAAGVTLGTGNSLGPEGPSVEIGTSIAKGVGAVFGKSSQRSLSLVAAGSAAGIASGFNAAVSGCFFAVESVLWPSPSDSSSISLTNTTSMVILSAVIASVVTEVGLGSEPAFKVPYYDFRSPTELPLYLLLGVLCGLVSLTLSKCTSYMLVFVDNLHKTIGVPRFLFPILGGLAVGLIALAYPEILYWGFENVDILLESRPLVKGLSADLLLQLVVVKIGATSLCRASGLVGGYYAPSLFIGAATGMAYGKLISSAVDQSNPILHLSILEVASPQAYGLVGMAATLSGVCQVPLTSVLLLFELTQDYRIVLPLLGAVGLSSWITSGQTRRKKDSWKSKKLNQGKTSSFQQPEVPSPSASGLSSSNAFTERTSNASDLCEIESSLCIDDSNIDTEKLEKRIFVSEAMRTRYVTVLKDTLLTEAVTLMLAEKQPCAMIVDNDHILIGLLTLKDIQEYSNKYAQSRRQRPKMGKYAKYHGLLHPV from the exons ATGGGAGGTTTGGACTGTATATGGCGTTTCCCCAACACCCAGTTTCATTGCCATTTGTGTCCCCTGGCCTCCCCTCCTCCATCTTCACCATCGCTGAGAAAAACCTTCCTTCTATTCTCTCCTTCATCAAACACCAAAATCAGCAGCAACAGCAGAAATGCTGGAACTGTTGCCTACACAGCAAACACTAGAACCAGAAGGCGTAGCAAAAATGGCAGAGCTCTCACTCTCAGAcctcctctctccctccctcaaAATCAACAATcccaacaacagcaacaacaacaagacGATGatgacgaagaagaagatgaagatgaagaagaaaagatagCCCAAGGCCGCGGCCGTGGGAACTGGACAATAGTGTTGTCGTCGAGCTTAGTGGGTCTGCTCACTGGAATTGGTGTCGTGCTCTTCAATTACGCT GTTCATGAGATACGTGATGTGTTCTGGGATGGGATACCACAACGAGGAGCGTCGTGGCTCAGAGAGGAGCCAATGGGAGATATGTGGAAGCGAGTGATTCTGGTTCCAGCTTCTGGGGGTTTGATCGTTGCCATGTTAAATGTGCTTCGAGGTGCTCTGGATGATGGTTCAGAAGATAATAACAATGGCAATGagcaagaagaggaagaaaaagaaagtttgttGGTGAAAATGGGAATGCCCATTTCGGTTTTTCATAGTCTCAAGGCTGCATCGCGTCCATTTCTCAAGGCAGTTGCTGCTGGTGTCACACTGGGGACTGGGAATTCATTAGGTCCTGAAGGTCCTAGTGTTGAGATTGGAACTTCTATAGCAAAGGGTGTTGGTGCTGTATTTGGTAAAAGTTCACAAAGAAGCCTCTCTCTTGTGGCCGCTGGATCAGCTGCTGGAATTGCTTCTG GGTTTAATGCTGCTGTTTCTGGTTGTTTCTTTGCCGTTGAGTCAGTCCTTTGGCCATCACCATCAGATTCCTCATCTATTTCACTAACAAATACCACTTCTATGGTCATACTTAGTGCTGTGATAGCTTCTGTAGTTACAGAAGTTGGTCTTGGCTCTGAGCCAGCCTTTAAGGTCCCATACTATGACTTCCGCTCACCTACTG AGCTTCCGCTATATCTCTTGCTGGGTGTCCTATGCGGCTTGGTTTCGCTAACCTTATCAAAGTGCACATCGTACATGTTGGTATTTGTTGACAATCTTCACAAGACTATTGGCGTACCAAGATTTTTGTTCCCTATACTGGGTGGCTTAGCAGTCGGGCTTATAGCATTGGCATATCCTGAAATTCTTTACTGGGGTTTTGAGAATGTTGACATTTTGCTGGAATCTCGACCACTTGTGAAAGGCCTCTCAGCTGATCTATTGCTTCAGCTGGTAGTGGTCAAGATAGGTGCAACCTCTTTGTGCCGGGCGTCTGGATTAGTGGGTGGCTACTATGCTCCATCACTTTTTATTGGTGCAGCAACAGGAATGGCATATGGGAAACTCATCAGTTCTGCAGTTGATCAGTCCAATCCTATACTTCATCTCTCCATACTGGAAGTAGCATCACCGCAAGCATATGGCCTG GTTGGAATGGCTGCTACTCTTTCAGGAGTCTGTCAGGTACCCCTTACGTCAGTTCTGCTGCTTTTCGAATTGACACAAGATTATCGAATTGTTCTTCCGCTACTTGGAGCTGTGGGATTATCTTCATGGATCACATCTGGACAGacaaggagaaaaaaagataGCTGGAAGAGTAAGAAACTCAATCAGGGAAAAACTAGTAGCTTTCAACAACCTGAAGTACCTTCCCCTAGTGCAAGTGGGCTATCTTCTAGTAATGCTTTCACTGAAAGGACGTCTAACGCGAGTGACCTTTGTGAAATTGAAAGTTCACTCTGTATAGATGATTCTAATATTGACACTGAAAAGTTGGAAAAGAGAATATTCGTTTCTGAAGCCATGAGGACGAGATATGTGACTGTTTTAAAGGACACTTTGCTTACAGAAGCAGTGACTCTCATGCTTGCAGAGAAGCAGCCCTGTGCTATGATTGTTGATAATGATCATATTCTAATTGGTTTACTGACACTTAAAGACATTCAAGAGTACAGCAATAAATATGCACAATCAAGAAGACAGAGACCCAAG ATGGGGAAGTATGCCAAGTACCATGGACTGCTACACCCAGTATGA
- the LOC117636588 gene encoding histone deacetylase 19, with the protein MDTGGNSLASGPDGVKRKVSYFYDPEVGNYYYGQGHPMKPHRIRMTHALLAHYGLLQHMQVLKPYPARDRDLCRFHADDYVSFLRNITPETQQDQLRQLKRFNVGEDCPVFDGLYSFCQTYAGGSVGGAVKLNHGFCDISINWAGGLHHAKKCEASGFCYVNDIVLAILELLKLHERVLYVDIDIHHGDGVEEAFYTTDRVMTVSFHKFGDYFPGTGDIRDIGYGKGKYYSLNVPLDDGIDDESYHYLFKPIIGKVMEIFRPGAVVLQCGADSLSGDRLGCFNLSIKGHAECVRYMRSFNVPLLLLGGGGYTIRNVARCWCYETGVALGAEIEDKMPQHEYYEYFGPDYTLHVAPSNMENKNSHVLLEEIRSKLLENLSRLQHAPSVQFHERPPDTELPEADDDQDDGDERWDADSDMDVDDERKPLSSRVKKEIVETEVKDLKGSTENARGSGYDPAVEEITTGAKALDMGSGSADEPSVKVEQETLNKPADQI; encoded by the exons ATGGACACCGGCGGCAACTCTTTAGCATCGGGTCCAGACGGAGTGAAGAGAAAGGTGAGTTATTTCTACGACCCAGAAGTGGGAAATTACTATTATGGCCAAGGGCACCCGATGAAGCCTCACCGGATTCGCATGACCCATGCCCTTCTCGCCCACTACGGTCTTCTGCAACATATGCAGGTCCTCAAACCCTACCCGGCCCGAGACCGGGACCTCTGCCGCTTCCACGCCGACGATTACGTTTCGTTTCTCCGAAACATCACCCCCGAAACGCAGCAGGACCAGCTGAGGCAACTCAAGCGGTTCAATGTGGGTGAGGACTGCCCCGTCTTTGATGGGTTGTATTCGTTTTGCCAGACTTATGCTGGTGGCTCTGTTGGTGGTGCTGTGAAACTCAACCATGGCTTCTGTGATATTTCTATCAATTGGGCTGGTGGTTTGCACCATGCTAAGAAGTGTGAGGCTTCTGGGTTTTGCTATGTCAATGATATTGTGCTTGCAATCTTGGAGCTTCTTAAGCTGCATGAG CGTGTTTTGTATGTGGACATTGATATTCACCATGGAGATGGTGTTGAAGAGGCGTTTTACACGACGGACAGGGTAATGACGGTTTCCTTTCATAAGTTTGGGGATTATTTCCCAGGCACAGGAGACATTCGCGATATTGGGTACGGGAAAGGGAAGTATTACTCCCTTAATGTTCCGTTGGACGATGGGATTGATGATGAGAGCTACCATTACTTGTTCAAGCCCATCATTGGGAAGGTGATGGAAATTTTTAGGCCTGGTGCTGTTGTTCTCCAGTGTGGTGCTGATTCTTTATCCGGGGACAGGCTTGGCTGCTTCAACCTTTCCATCAAAGGTCATGCCGAGTGTGTTAGATATATGAGATCCTTCAATGTCCCACTCTTGCTTCTAGGTGGcggtggctatactattcgGAACGTTGCTCGTTGCTGGTGCTACGAG ACGGGAGTTGCACTTGGAGCAGAAATTGAGGACAAAATGCCACAGCATGAGTATTATGAGTATTTTGGCCCAGATTATACTCTTCATGTTGCCCCTAGTAACATGGAAAATAAGAATTCTCATGTGTTACTGGAAGAAATACGGTCTAAGCTTCTTGAAAACCTCTCCAGGCTTCAGCATGCACCCAGTGTCCAATTTCATGAAAGACCTCCTGATACTGAGCTTCCAGAG GCGGATGATGATCAGGATGACGGAGACGAAAGGTGGGATGCGGATTCTGATATGGATGTTGATGATGAACg TAAGCCGTTATCAAGCAGAGTAAAGAAAGAGATCGTTGAAACTGAGGTTAAGGATCTG AAAGGAAGCACAGAGAATGCTAGAGGCTCAGGCTATGATCCAGCAGTAGAAGAGATTACAACAGGCGCAAAG GCTTTGGATATGGGCTCTGGGTCTGCGGATGAACCGAGTGTGAAGGTTGAACAAGAGACTCTGAATAAGCCTGCTGATCAGATATAA
- the LOC117637287 gene encoding tetraketide alpha-pyrone reductase 1-like, giving the protein MDQKLESGKVCVTGASGFLASWLIKRLLLSGYQVTGTVRDPGNQKKLAHLWRLEGARERLRLVKADLMEEGSFDDAILGCHGVFHSASPVLKPSSDPKTEILEPAVEGTLNVLRSCKKNPSLRRVVLTSSSSAVRVRPDEDFDSNIQLDESSWSSVEICETLQIWYPLSKILAEKAAWDFCKENGIDLVTVLPSFVIGPCLPSDLCSTASDVLGLLKGETEKFKWHGRMGYVHIDDVALCHISVYEHESAHGRYLCSSTVLDNNELASLLSSQYPSLPIPKRFEQLGRPRYDLNTSKLKSLGFKFKTIQEMFDDCIASLVEQGHLTL; this is encoded by the exons ATGGATCAGAAACTTGAATCGGGCAAAGTTTGCGTTACTGGGGCTTCTGGCTTTCTGGCATCTTGGCTTATTAAACGACTTCTCTTGTCTGGCTATCAGGTAACCGGAACTGTTAGAGACCCAG GAAACCAGAAGAAATTGGCGCATTTGTGGAGGCTGGAAGGAGCTAGGGAAAGACTCAGATTGGTGAAGGCTGATTTAATGGAAGAAGGCAGCTTTGATGATGCAATCTTGGGGTGCCATGGTGTCTTCCACTCTGCTTCCCCTGTACTGAAACCTTCATCTGATCCAAAG ACAGAAATCCTGGAACCAGCTGTTGAGGGTACATTGAATGTGCTACGTTCGTGCAAGAAAAATCCATCTCTAAGGCGTGTGGTTctaacttcatcttcttcagctGTAAGGGTGAGGCCAGATGAGGATTTCGACTCCAATATACAGCTGGATGAGTCGTCGTGGAGCTCTGTCGAAATCTGCGAGACACTTCAG ATTTGGTACCCTTTATCGAAAATTTTAGCTGAGAAGGCGGCATGGGatttctgcaaagaaaatgggaTTGATTTGGTAACTGTTCTGCCCTCGTTCGTGATCGGACCTTGTCTGCCATCAGATTTATGTTCTACTGCATCAGACGTACTTGGCCTGCTTAAAG GGGAAACAGAGAAGTTCAAGTGGCATGGAAGGATGGGATATGTTCACATTGATGATGTTGCACTTTGCCACATCTCAGTTTATGAGCATGAAAGTGCTCATGGTCGATACCTTTGCAGCTCAACAGTTTTGGACAACAATGAGTTGGCTTCCTTGTTATCCAGTCAATATCCTTCCTTACCTATCCCCAaaag GTTTGAGCAACTAGGCAGGCCAAGGTATGATTTGAACACCTCAAAGTTGAAGAGTCTAGGGTTCAAGTTCAAGACTATCCAAGAGATGTTTGATGATTGTATTGCCTCTTTGGTTGAGCAAGGTCATCTTACTCTCTAG